In a single window of the Etheostoma spectabile isolate EspeVRDwgs_2016 chromosome 3, UIUC_Espe_1.0, whole genome shotgun sequence genome:
- the LOC116687053 gene encoding stanniocalcin-like: MGNQKNGVKESRSTEAEKKKIESVLFLGSGWFEGFNWDGLRRVTWCPLHATGVSPVPHSLLTLHRLHVRVFKRVNRLNPASDISYQRKKQLGRALETATLTIPEEQTTSPDEESAGTWSLGSWNNPVSPQRVNTGPSDVARCLSGAVSVGCGFFSCLENSTCDTDGMHELCELFLHSAASFNTEVSLTVSHRKWSSLHTLRECRQPPGFSNYRRCTSIPMMIADVQEECYSSLDICTWLEPSPTTIGEWCQVPTHFPNRYYSTLLQALQACDEQTVAAVKTGVMARLGPDMETFLQLVQNKPCASDAASAAYSNPSSWRNMPVFNVQPGFKSRDPTHLFARKRSVDDTEGRR, from the exons ATGGGGAACCAGAAGAACGGCGTGAAGGAGTCCAGAAGCACAGAAgctgagaagaagaagatagaGTCGGTTCTGTTTCTAGGGAGTGG GTGGTTTGAAGGCTTCAACTGGGACGGCCTCCGCAGGGTGACTTGGTGTCCCCTTCACGCCACGGGGGTGTCCCCAGTCCCTCACAGTCTTCTCACACTACATCGCCTGCATGTGAGGGTTTTTAAACGGGTAAACCGGCTCAATCCTGCCTCCGATATTTCATATCAACGTAAAAAGCAAC TTGGCCGGGCATTGGAAACAGCAACTTTGACTATTCCAGAGGAGCAGACGACCTCTCCTGATGAAGAGTCGGCTGGGACCTGGAGTTTAGGATCGTGGAACAACCCCGTCTCACCCCAACGCGTCAATACAGGCCCCT ctgATGTGGCCAGATGTTTGAGTGGAGCGGTCTCCGTGGGCTGTGGGTTCTTCTCCTGTCTGGAGAACTCCACCTGCGACACCGACGGGATGCACGAGCTCTGTGAACTCTTCCTGCACTCCGCCGCTAGCTTCAACACAGAGGTGAGTCTGACCGTCTCTCaccg AAAATGGTCTTCACTGCATACTCTCAGGGAATGCCGTCAACCACCGGGGTTTTCCAACTACCGCCGCTGCACATCTATCCCGATGATGATCGCAGATGTC CAAGAAGAGTGTTACTCCAGTCTGGACATCTGTACGTGGCTCGAACCAAGCCCGACGACCATCGGAGAGTGGTGTCAGGTTCCCACGCACTTCCCCAACAG GTACTACAGCACCCTGCTGCAGGCGCTGCAGGCGTGCGACGAGCAGACGGTGGCGGCTGTGAAGACGGGCGTCATGGCGAGGCTGGGCCCCGACATGGAGACCTTCCTCCAGCTGGTGCAGAACAAGCCGTGCGCCAGCGACGCCGCCTCGGCCGCCTACAGCAACCCGTCCAGCTGGAGGAACATGCCCGTGTTCAACGTCCAGCCGGGCTTCAAAAGCAGAGACCCCACCCACCTGTTCGCCAGGAAGCGCTCCGTGGACGACACAGAGGGGCGGCgttaa